Proteins encoded together in one Nostoc sp. PCC 7524 window:
- a CDS encoding tetratricopeptide repeat protein, giving the protein MFNNLQINDILAIIVVALGISLLIYFASKTLITANLFQQGVNLYQQQDYEGAEAAFRKVININSTNDVVRLFLGDVLKAQDKIAEATELYQEVIQRSPKNPEAYLRLANILMQQNQQAAATANLKKSQELFQKQRQPQKAQRINQLLDKMGAKSS; this is encoded by the coding sequence ATGTTTAATAATTTGCAAATAAATGATATTTTGGCAATTATTGTAGTTGCTCTTGGTATTTCATTACTGATTTATTTTGCTAGCAAAACTTTAATTACCGCCAATTTATTCCAACAAGGCGTTAACCTTTATCAACAGCAAGACTATGAAGGCGCAGAAGCAGCTTTTAGAAAGGTGATTAATATTAACTCTACAAATGATGTTGTGCGCTTATTTTTAGGTGATGTTTTAAAAGCGCAAGACAAAATTGCAGAAGCTACAGAATTATACCAAGAAGTAATTCAACGTAGTCCTAAAAATCCTGAAGCTTATCTGCGTCTAGCCAATATTTTGATGCAGCAAAATCAACAAGCAGCAGCTACAGCTAATTTAAAAAAATCTCAAGAACTATTCCAAAAGCAACGCCAACCTCAAAAAGCTCAAAGAATTAATCAACTATTAGATAAAATGGGTGCTAAATCAAGTTAA
- the cobA gene encoding uroporphyrinogen-III C-methyltransferase encodes MTNTGKVYLVGAGLGDVAYLTVKAHNLLAVAEVLVYDALVDEQLLEYVPSDCLKLDVGKRGGKPSTPQTEINQLLVQHCQAGKQVVRLKSGDPFIFGRCTSEIAALKANSCDFEVIPGISSALAAPLLAEIPLTDPVMSRCFAVLTAHEPEALDWEALSRLETLVILMGGKNLPEIVHQLMKHGRSHFTPIAIIRWAGTPQQQIWSGQLGNIIETTTGLLLSPAVIVIGEVVGLRNFLQPETISLKHSTTAMSHNLPLTGKTILVTRSVGQSSEFSDRLTKFGAKVIEMPALEIGPPSSWQALDQAINNLSAFHWLVLTSTNGVDYFFDRLHLKGKDSRALAGVKIAVVGEKTAQSLQKRGLQADFIPPNFVADSLVETFPETLSGKKILFPRVESGGREILVNEFHSKGAEVIEVAAYQSCCPSHIAPAAELALKTGQVDVITFASSKTVQFFCQLVSKIFSSNVATALEGVCLASIGPQTSKTCHAFLGRVDVEAEEYTLDGLSQAIIKWVQNAGVAQFTD; translated from the coding sequence ATGACTAACACAGGCAAAGTTTACCTTGTAGGTGCAGGGTTGGGAGATGTGGCTTACCTCACGGTAAAAGCTCATAATTTGTTAGCTGTAGCTGAGGTTTTAGTCTACGATGCCCTAGTGGATGAGCAATTATTAGAATATGTCCCATCTGATTGCTTAAAGTTGGATGTGGGGAAACGTGGCGGAAAACCCAGCACACCCCAAACAGAAATTAATCAGTTACTCGTACAGCACTGTCAAGCAGGTAAACAAGTCGTCAGACTTAAATCAGGTGATCCGTTTATTTTTGGACGCTGTACCTCAGAAATTGCAGCTTTAAAAGCTAATAGCTGTGATTTTGAAGTCATCCCAGGAATTTCTTCCGCTTTAGCTGCGCCTTTACTGGCGGAGATTCCCTTGACAGATCCCGTGATGAGTCGCTGTTTTGCAGTGTTAACAGCCCACGAACCAGAAGCTTTAGACTGGGAAGCACTGTCACGGTTAGAGACATTAGTCATATTGATGGGAGGAAAAAACCTACCGGAAATTGTACATCAGCTAATGAAACACGGGCGATCGCATTTCACACCCATAGCCATTATTCGCTGGGCAGGTACTCCCCAACAACAGATTTGGAGTGGTCAACTAGGTAATATTATTGAAACAACGACTGGGTTATTACTTTCACCAGCTGTCATTGTGATTGGGGAAGTTGTCGGGCTACGTAATTTCCTACAACCTGAGACAATATCTTTAAAGCATTCGACTACAGCTATGTCTCATAACCTACCTCTTACTGGTAAAACCATCTTAGTTACCCGTTCAGTTGGACAATCGAGTGAATTTAGCGATCGCCTCACTAAATTTGGTGCTAAAGTCATCGAAATGCCAGCTTTAGAAATCGGCCCCCCTTCCAGTTGGCAAGCATTAGATCAAGCCATCAATAATTTATCTGCATTTCACTGGTTAGTTCTCACTTCCACCAACGGCGTAGATTATTTTTTTGACAGGCTGCACCTCAAAGGTAAAGACAGCCGTGCCTTAGCTGGGGTAAAAATTGCTGTTGTCGGTGAAAAAACTGCCCAAAGTCTGCAAAAGCGTGGACTCCAAGCGGACTTTATTCCTCCTAATTTTGTTGCTGACTCCTTAGTAGAAACATTTCCGGAAACACTTTCAGGGAAAAAGATTTTATTTCCCAGAGTCGAAAGTGGTGGTAGAGAAATATTAGTCAACGAATTCCACAGCAAAGGTGCAGAAGTCATCGAAGTTGCGGCTTATCAATCCTGTTGTCCTAGTCATATCGCCCCAGCCGCAGAATTAGCTTTAAAAACTGGCCAAGTCGATGTGATTACCTTTGCCAGTTCTAAAACTGTGCAGTTTTTCTGTCAACTTGTTAGCAAAATCTTCAGTAGCAATGTAGCCACTGCTTTGGAAGGAGTTTGTCTGGCTTCAATTGGCCCCCAAACTTCCAAAACTTGTCATGCTTTTTTAGGGCGGGTAGATGTTGAGGCTGAAGAATATACTCTCGATGGCTTAAGTCAAGCAATCATCAAATGGGTGCAGAATGCTGGCGTTGCACAATTCACAGATTAA